The DNA window GACGAACTCCACGATGGCCGGGACTAGAAGGAATAGGGGCCGGGATAGCGGCCGGTGACGAGCGTATGGCTGACGAGACCGGTCGCGGCCGTCCAGGTGTGCAGCTGGAACCCCGGTGGCTCCAAGGTATAGCAGAGCGCCTCATGCGGTCGCAGGTCGAGCGCGACCTGGTGCGCCGTGCTCGGACAGACCGAGGCGAGCACGCCCTGCCAGCGCACCTGTATCGAACGGTGCAGATGCCCGCACAGAATGCGCTCGACCTGCGGAAAGCGCCCGAGCAGGCGGGCAAGTGCTTCCGCACCGGCGAGCCCCATGTCGTCGAGGTTCGCGACGCCGGTCAGAAACGGCGGGTGATGCATCACGAGCACGGTCGGCCGCTCGGGTGCTTCCGCAAGGTGTTCCGCGAGCCAGCTCAGGCGCACGTCGCATAACTCGCCGCCATCCTGCCCCGGAACCAGCGTATCGAGGAACACGAGGCGCAGCGGGTCGGCGTCGATCACGTACTGCAGAAACCCCGAGCGCGGCAGCCATGGATGATCGGAGAACGCCGCACGCAGTTGGTCCCGATCGTCGTGATTCCCGGGAATCACGTACACCGGCATGGAAAGTGGCGAGAGCAGCGCGCGGAACTGCGCATACGCCTCGACAGTTGCGATGTCGACCAGATCGCCGCTGGCAACCACGAACTGCGGCGCGGGATCGAGTTCGGCGAGTCGGGCGACACAGGTGCCGAGCAGTCCGGCCGTATCGACGCGCCCCATGCAGGCGTGCCCTGGTACGGTGACATGCAAGTCGGAAATCTGGGCGAAGATCAAGGTGTGCTGCGTGTCGATTCGATTCGTCACGGGGTGTATGGTAGACGCTTCCTCCTACCGGCTGTAGCGCGCTCCCTCATGAATCTCTTCGCCAAGACCTTCTGGCTCGCACTGCTGCTCGTCGCTGTCCTTCCGGTTCGGCTGGCCGCGGCTCG is part of the Betaproteobacteria bacterium genome and encodes:
- a CDS encoding phosphodiesterase produces the protein MIFAQISDLHVTVPGHACMGRVDTAGLLGTCVARLAELDPAPQFVVASGDLVDIATVEAYAQFRALLSPLSMPVYVIPGNHDDRDQLRAAFSDHPWLPRSGFLQYVIDADPLRLVFLDTLVPGQDGGELCDVRLSWLAEHLAEAPERPTVLVMHHPPFLTGVANLDDMGLAGAEALARLLGRFPQVERILCGHLHRSIQVRWQGVLASVCPSTAHQVALDLRPHEALCYTLEPPGFQLHTWTAATGLVSHTLVTGRYPGPYSF